The Columba livia isolate bColLiv1 breed racing homer chromosome 18, bColLiv1.pat.W.v2, whole genome shotgun sequence genome includes a region encoding these proteins:
- the LOC135575711 gene encoding cilia- and flagella-associated protein 52-like produces the protein MCVQMTDDDGDFYLGTTSGDVLKVNTSSKVLTACGPQKKKFSMGVTALLLPKTGGLIVGTGEGTVALCAGSDFQVKKRMRVEGAVTSLTCRGRDDQFFIGTNKCQMYRSAYATFKEELVAVCHTEAVNYVVFPEGHSDLFVTCSTNDIRVWYTPERLERLRITVPNVTCHAVEVTRDGMVIISAWNDGKIRAFVPATGEPMYEINNAHNLGVTAIAATSDCKQIISGGGDGQVRIWNIGEKTQKLREVLKEHRGAVSCIKINKNDKEGVTASLDRTCVIWDLVRYVRKQMILDNTLFKCVCYHPGEYQIITSGTDRKIVYWEVLDGSAIREVQGSLSSSINGMDITSDGASFVTGGDDHLVKLWDYKEGTVTHMGVGHSGNITRLKICPANKYIVSVSADGAVLIWKYPSSG, from the exons ATGTGTGTTCAG ATGACagatgatgatggtgattttTATCTTGGCACGACGAGTGGAGATGTCCTGAAagtgaacacaagcagcaaggtgctgaCTGCCTGTGGGCCCCAGAAGAAGAAGTTTAGCATG GGagtcacagctttgcttttgccgAAGACAGGAGGTTTAATAGTCGGCACCGGAGAAGGGACTGTAGCTCTCTGTGCAGGCTCAGACTTCCAAGTAAAGAA GAGAATGCGAGTTgaaggtgctgtcacttccctgACGTGTAGAGGTCGGGACGACCAGTTCTTTATAGGGACAAATAAATGCCAGATGTACCGCAGTGCCTACGCTACATTTAAAGAGGAGCTGGTCGCCGTCTGTCACACCGAAGCCGTCAACTACGTTGTTTTTCCTGA GGGACATTCGGACTTGTTCGTTACCTGCTCCACAAACGACATTCGAGTGTGGTACACGCCGGAACGTCTGGAGCGGCTGCGAATCACCGTCCCCAACGTCACCTGCCACGCGGTCGAGGTGACGAGGGACGGCATGGTCATCATTTCAG CTTGGAATGACGGGAAAATCCGCGCCTTCGTGCCCGCTACGGGAGAGCCCATGTACGAGATCAACAACGCCCATAACCTGGGAGTGACGGCAATTGCTGCGACCAGCGACTGCAAACAGATCATTAGCGGAGGAGGTGACGGGCAG GTGAGGATCTGGAATATTGGTGAGAAAACCCAGAAGCTGAGGGAAGTTCTGAAGGAGCACAGAGGTGCCGTGTCCTGCATCAAGATTAATAAGAACGACAAAGAGGGTGTCACAGCCAGCCTGGACAGAACGTGCGTCATCTGGGATCTTGT GCGTTACgtgagaaaacaaatgatcctAGACAACACATTGTTCAAATGTGTGTGTTACCATCCCGGAGAGTACCAGATAATCACCAGTGGAACAGACAGAAAG aTTGTGTACTGGGAAGTGCTCGATGGCTCCGCAATCAGAGAAGTGCAAGGCTCTCTGTCGAGCTCCATCAACGGGATGGACATCACATCGGACGGGGCGTCCTTTGTCACAG GTGGTGACGACCATCTGGTGAAGCTGTGGGACTATAAGGAGGGCACGGTGACTCACATGGGAGTGGGCCACAGCGGCAACATCACCCGCCTCAAGATCTGCCCCGCGAACAAGTACATCGTGAGCGTGAGCGCGGACGGTGCCGTCCTCATCTGGAAATACCCCAGCTCGGGCTGA
- the LOC135575713 gene encoding cilia- and flagella-associated protein 52-like — MAAAKGDGAVGELELQAAIGFNGHVPCGLICHPDREHILYPLGCTVVIQHLDTKKQSFLHGHTDNVSCVAVSRDGMYVASGQVTCIGFKVGNALIL; from the exons ATGGCGGCGGCCAAGGGGGACGGGGCggtgggggagctggagctgcaggcgGCCATCGGCTTCAACG gacatgttcccTGTGGCCTCATCTGCCACCCCGACAGGGAGCACATCCTGTACCCCCTGGGCTGTACGGTGGTGATTCAGCACCTGGAcactaagaaacagagtttcttgcaTGGCCACACCGATAACGTGTCCTGCGTTGCcgtgtccagggatgggatgtacgtcgcttcaggacaagtcacctgcattggattcaaggtgggtaatgctctgattttgtga